DNA from Prunus persica cultivar Lovell chromosome G6, Prunus_persica_NCBIv2, whole genome shotgun sequence:
GCAAAGGGAGGACTTCTTTCAGCGAGCAAAGCCTTACAAAGATCATCCAACAATTCTTAGGTGAAAGCAATGGGAAATAGCTTTTCAATTTCGGTTTGATCTTCCTAGATGTCCTCATCCTGGATTCTGCATTGTGCTACTAACGTACCAGAAGAacctttaaaaagaaaaatgaagggaaaaaaaaattaggttcTTAATTGACTTGGGAACACTTTTTGGGCAGTAGTACTTATGTATTTTATTGCATGCTCTGTAGGATgcaaaaaattgcaaaagagTTGGGTGTGGTAATACCAGTTAGCTTCTTTGAAGAGGCAAATAATGCCCATTACAACTCAATTGCCATTATTGATGCTGATGGGGCAGATCTTGGACTTTATAGGAAATCCCACATCCCAGACGGACCAGGTATTCAAGTCGCATAATGTTCCTCTTATTTGATCTCATCTTGTAATTATGATAAAAGCCACTATTTTTCTGCTGCAGGCTACCAGGAAAAGTTCTACTTCAATCCAGGTGACACTGGATTCAAGGTGGGTGCTTAATACAATTACAATCTATATATAATGCTGTTTTTGGTTGCTTCTACATTGGTGGTGATTGATGATGTAATTTTGTTGGTAAGCAGGTTTTCAAGACCAAGTTCGCCACAATTGGAGTTGGTGAGAAAATTTGAAGTATTTGCTTCTTGAGTTTAGATGAATTTCTTGGGGCAACAGCTGCCCATTTCAAAAGCTGGCATATCTTCAATATTGTCTGTGGTTCATTGAACTCTGCAATCTTTATCTGTTAGATAATAGAAATCATGTTGAGAATAGTGGCGTGTATGTTGACCAATGACATTTTGTGGGAAGACTGGAAACTTATTCTGCTAGTACTTCATTTCATGTCAGCAATTTGCTGGGATCAGTGGTTTCCTGAGGCAGCCCGATCTTTGGTTCTTCAAGGTGCAGATATATTGTTTTACCCTACTGCTATTGGTTCTGAACCTCAAGATGGAGGACTTGATTCTAGGGATCACTGGAGGCGAGTAATGCAAGGGCATGCTGGGGCTAATGTGGTAAATATCTTAAGAGTAGTTCGGCTACTTTCTGGATTTAGAAAGTACTTCAGTTGGTTTAAAGTTAGCTTGTCTGTCCTTGTCATTTCAAGCTGCTTATGTCTGGAGTTGGGTTTAGTTTGTCTATTCTCTAAACTGGTGACTGTCTTGGACCAATAATGGCCAATCAAAGATGCAATATATAAATCGGAACGAattgagagtttttttttcctattgaATTGCTaccaagaaaaattaattaatctttgtttGATGAATTTCAGGTCCCTGTAGTAACTTCAAATCGCATAGGGAAAGAGGTAATTGAGACTGAGCATGGAAAGAGTGAGATCACATTTTACGGTAACTCTTTCATTGCAGGTATTTTTccttacttttatttaaaactaCCTTCAATAAACCAATCCTTTGTTGATTGAAGTGAATTTTAAGAAATACTTGGATTTGCATTATTTAATGTCCAGGACCCACTGGAGAAATTGTTGCAACTGCTAATGATAAAGAGGAAGCTGTACTAGTAGCACAATTTGACCTGGACAAAATCAAATGGAAGAGACATAGTTGGGGAGTATTCCGTGATCGACGCCCAGATTTATACAAGGTGCTACTGACATCAGATGGCAGCAATTCCCCGTTGTGATGATGCCCCTTACCTCTTACTGCTATGCATGTTGTAGAACTAATAAAGGAAGTACTTCAAAACCCATCACTATCAGGCACTAAATTTCAGAAGTACAGTGGTCCTCCCCGGATTACTAACAGGGACCCCTCAATGGCATGACTAGAAAATTCAGGAGTACTTTAGAGGAAGAAATTATTTCAAGTGAAGCACTACTGGGTGATCGTTTATAATTGGTAGTCTCTACACAATGGATTGTGTTAAATTCTTAATTACCTTGCCAAGTCAAACttttaaaccctaaaccctaaactcatTGCATCGCGGTATCTAATTCCAATCTATTTCTTCAATGTATTTGCTGAGAGTGCGATGTCATATTTCTTATTTAGTATGTTATTATATTGCT
Protein-coding regions in this window:
- the LOC18774187 gene encoding N-carbamoylputrescine amidase, which gives rise to MEKDKREVMVSALQFACTDDVATNVATAERLVRAAHAKGANIILIQELFEGHYFCQAQREDFFQRAKPYKDHPTILRMQKIAKELGVVIPVSFFEEANNAHYNSIAIIDADGADLGLYRKSHIPDGPGYQEKFYFNPGDTGFKVFKTKFATIGVAICWDQWFPEAARSLVLQGADILFYPTAIGSEPQDGGLDSRDHWRRVMQGHAGANVVPVVTSNRIGKEVIETEHGKSEITFYGNSFIAGPTGEIVATANDKEEAVLVAQFDLDKIKWKRHSWGVFRDRRPDLYKVLLTSDGSNSPL